One stretch of Macrotis lagotis isolate mMagLag1 chromosome 7, bilby.v1.9.chrom.fasta, whole genome shotgun sequence DNA includes these proteins:
- the LOC141492842 gene encoding cationic trypsin-3: MKAIIFLALLGAAVAFPTDDDDDKIVGGYTCAAHSLPYQVSLNSGYHFCGGSLINSQWVVSAAHCYKSRIQVRLGEHNIEVVEGTEQFIDAAKVIRHPNYNSQTLNNDIMLIKLKTPATLNSRVSTVSLPRSCAATGTSCLISGWGNTASAGSNYPDLLQCLNAPVLSDAQCRNAYPGQITNNMICLGFLEGGKDSCQGDSGGPVVCNGELQGIVSWGYGCAQKGKPGVYTKVCNYVSWIQQTIANN, from the exons ATGAAAGCAATCATCTTTCTTGCCCTCCTGGGGGCTGCTG ttGCTTTCcccactgatgatgatgatgacaagaTTGTTGGAGGCTACACATGTGCAGCCCACTCCCTCCCCTACCAGGTGTCTCTGAATTCGGGCTACCATTTTTGTGGTGGTTCTCTCATCAACTCACAGTGGGTGGTTTCAGCTGCTCATTGCTACAAATC CCGAATCCAGGTGAGACTAGGAGAGCACAACATTGAAGTCGTTGAAGGCACTGAACAATTCATTGATGCAGCTAAAGTGATCCGCCATCCTAATTACAATTCTCAGACTCTCAACAATGACATCATGCTGATTAAGTTGAAAACCCCAGCCACTCTCAACTCTCGAGTGTCTACCGTCTCTCTGCCCAGATCCTGTGCTGCCACTGGCACTTCATGTCTCATCTCTGGCTGGGGCAATACTGCCAGTGCTGGCT CCAACTACCCAGATCTGCTTCAGTGTTTGAATGCCCCTGTGCTTTCTGATGCCCAATGTCGCAATGCCTACCCTGGACAGATCACCAACAACATGATCTGCTTGGGCTTTCTGGAGGGTGGAAAGGATTCCTGCCAG GGTGACTCTGGTGGCCCTGTGGTCTGCAATGGAGAACTCCAAGGAATTGTCTCTTGGGGTTATGGCTGTGCCCAGAAAGGCAAACCTGGTGTCTACACCAAGGTGTGCAACTACGTTAGCTGGATTCAGCAGACCATTGCAAACAACTAA